GAAGGCGATGGTCTTGTCGCGCCGGGGCAGATCGGGGTTGATGGTCATGGCCTTCAGCATGTTGGACCGCGCGTCGCGGAATTCCTTGCCTTCGGCGAAGGCCATGGACATGTTGTAGTACAGGTTTTCGTCGTCCGGCGCGATGCGCAGGGCCTTCTGGTACTCAATGGTGGCATCGCGCCACTTGCCCTGCTTGCGCAGGGCGATGCCCAGGCGGTTGAAGGTGCCAAGGTCGCCCCGGTCCAGCATGTCGCCCTTGGCGTCCAGCGCCTTGCGCAGGAAGCGTTCCGCCCGTTCGGGGTCGCGCTCGCTGTAGATGCTCGCGATGCGTTCGGAAATGTCGCCGATATAGGCCATGGCCTCGCGCGTGGCCTGGGTGACGGCCAGTTCGAAGAGCTCTTCGGCCCGTTCCTGGTTGCCCATCTCCACATGGATCTCGCCCATGTCCACCTTGCGCTCCACGTTGAGGGGCGAGAGGCGGTCCAGCTTTTCCAGGTAGCCCAGTTGGGCCTCGTTGTCGCCGATCAGCTTGTTCAGGTCGGCCAGCTTCTTCAGCGGCTCCAGATACAGGTCGGCGTTGCGGCTGGCTTCCTCGAAGCATTCACGGGCGCGGTCCATCTTGCCCAGCGCCTGGTAGGCGTCGCCCATGACCAGCAGCCCGGCGGCGCTGTTGGGCTTCAGCTCCAGTATCTTGCGGCAGACCTTCAGCGCGCTTTCGTGCGACCCCTGCTGCAC
This DNA window, taken from Nitratidesulfovibrio sp., encodes the following:
- a CDS encoding tetratricopeptide repeat protein, which codes for MASNINLKLKQKQYESTVVEFISEKKGYFLVVSDDQNFISLLRNTVAKHLAIATDALSVVTNTDYIIKSIRDVSMRKKNVLVFMERMLEGRDTGILVRQVKNAYSDVKIIILTGETERQRLVLLHEIGADNFISKPISVNTLIEKIAFTIKPQGKLGQLIDTARAMVQQGSHESALKVCRKILELKPNSAAGLLVMGDAYQALGKMDRARECFEEASRNADLYLEPLKKLADLNKLIGDNEAQLGYLEKLDRLSPLNVERKVDMGEIHVEMGNQERAEELFELAVTQATREAMAYIGDISERIASIYSERDPERAERFLRKALDAKGDMLDRGDLGTFNRLGIALRKQGKWRDATIEYQKALRIAPDDENLYYNMSMAFAEGKEFRDARSNMLKAMTINPDLPRRDKTIAFNMGLVFMRAGGRDYAERCLQVALELDPDFELARQALERLGQSS